A window of the Brassica oleracea var. oleracea cultivar TO1000 unplaced genomic scaffold, BOL UnpScaffold00866, whole genome shotgun sequence genome harbors these coding sequences:
- the LOC106320261 gene encoding protein STRICTOSIDINE SYNTHASE-LIKE 8-like: MPISQRVLKQVAAFPVVLAIVCYFLWPSIIAPDHLKGSKDILQVAKTIPLPGDGPESLEFDSQGEGPYVGVTDGRILKWRGEKLGWVEFAYSSPHRDNCSRHKVVPSCGRPLGLSFHKKTGDLYFCDGYFGVMKVGPEGGLAELVVDEAEGRKVMFANQMDIDQEEEVFYFNDSSDKYHFEQVFYVYMSGEKTGRVIRYDMKKKEATVIMDKLHLPNGLAISKDGSFVLTCESGTNTIHRIWVKGPKAGTNEVFAKIPGPMDNIRRTPTGDFWVALHSKDSLFTRVFVSHSLVGKFFIKTLKVETVVHLINGGKPHGIVVKLSGETGEILEILEDSEGKTMKYVSEAYEREDGNLWFGSVYWPAVWVLDKSVYALK; the protein is encoded by the exons ATGCCGATTAGCCAGAGAGTTCTGAAGCAGGTTGCAGCCTTTCCGGTTGTCTTAGCCATCGTTTGCTATTTCCTCTGGCCATCAATCATCGCGCCGGACCACCTAAAGGGCTCGAAGGACATCCTCCAAGTGGCTAAGACCATTCCTCTCCCTGGTGATGGACCAGAGAGCTTAGAATTTGATTCACAAGGTGAAGGCCCTTACGTTGGTGTCACTGACGGTCGCATCCTCAAATGGCGCGGTGAAAAGCTAGGCTGGGTCGAGTTCGCCTACTCCTCTCCTCACAG AGATAACTGTTCAAGGCATAAAGTAGTTCCAAGTTGTGGGAGACCATTGGGACTTAGCTTCCATAAGAAAACAGGAGATCTGTACTTTTGTGATGGTTACTTTGGAGTCATGAAGGTCGGACCAGAGGGAGGCTTGGCCGAGTTAGTTGTTGATGAAGCCGAAGGTCGCAAAGTCATGTTTGCGAACCAAATGGATATAGACCAAGAGGAAGAAGTCTTCTACTTCAATGATAGCAGCGACAAATACCACTTCGA GCAAGTGTTCTACGTCTATATGTCAGGGGAGAAGACAGGAAGAGTAATTAGATACgatatgaagaagaaagaggccACAGTTATAATGGACAAACTTCATTTGCCTAATGGTTTAGCTATAAGCAAGGACGGATCCTTTGTACTCACCTGCGAAAGTGGTACAAATACTATCCATAGAATATGGGTCAAGGGTCCTAAAGCCGGGACCAACGAGGTTTTCGCCAAGATTCCGGGTCCTATGGACAATATCCGACGCACGCCTACGGGGGATTTTTGGGTCGCATTGCATTCCAAAGACAGTTTGTTCACTCGTGTGTTTGTGAGTCACTCTTTGGTCGGAAAGTTTTTCATCAAGACGCTAAAGGTGGAGACTGTGGTTCATCTCATTAATGGAGGGAAACCTCATGGAATTGTTGTGAAACTCTCTGGAGAGACAGGAGAGATTCTTGAGATACTTGAGGACAGTGAAGGGAAGACGATGAAGTATGTTAGTGAAGCTTACGAGAGAGAAGATGGCAACTTATGGTTTGGGTCTGTGTATTGGCCGGCCGTTTGGGTGCTTGATAAATCTGTTTACGCTCTCAAATGA